Proteins found in one Arachis stenosperma cultivar V10309 chromosome 8, arast.V10309.gnm1.PFL2, whole genome shotgun sequence genomic segment:
- the LOC130946033 gene encoding uncharacterized protein LOC130946033: protein MVNNNQAHVVENQHQNTDDNPGTQTLFFTSNSCAEDENIWYLDNACSNHMSGRKELFSSLDDSVKLLLKFGNSTKIPIEGKWHIPIKLKDGSLNYISDVFYAPELDYNLLSMGQLSDKGYKMITYHGYCTVFDNNGRFIDKAKMTSNRMFPLKIQHVNPSCMSSVILDDN from the coding sequence ATGGTGAATAACAATCAAGCACACGTTGTAGAAAATCAGCATCAAAATACTGATGATAATCCGGGTACTCagactttattttttacaagTAATTCATGTGCTGAAGATGAAAATATATGGTACTTGGATAATGCTTGCAGTAATCATATGTCTGGTAGAAAGGAGTTATTTTCTTCATTAGATGATTCAGTTAAACTATTATTGAAGTTTGGTAATAGTACAAAGATCCCTATTGAAGGAAAATGGCACATACCAATTAAATTGAAGGATGGTTCTCTGAATTATATTTCTGATGTTTTCTATGCTCCCGAACTTGATTATAATTTACTGAGTATGGGGCAATTATCTGATAAGGGATATAAGATGATAACTTATCATGGATATTGCACTGTATTTGATAACAACGGAAGGTTCATAGATAAAGCAAAGATGACCTCAAACAGAATGTTtccattaaaaattcaacatgTTAATCCCTCTTGCATGAGTTCTGTGATACTTGATGATAACTAG